AGAACAAAATAACATGAATTTGGTGTTGTTGAACTTTACCTGCTTAGGCTGGCTTGCAACATCTAGTTCTGTAATCCAAATTGGCAAACGAGTAGCAGCAAGATtatcaatggaagctctcaaatAAGGAAAGTTAATACCCTGAGCGGGGAAATGAGCCTCAAGCCCAATTCCAATTGGCAATCCTGCATTCCCAGGATAACTTTGAATTTGCTTAAGCTTCTGAATATATTTTGCGGGGCTTGAAACACCATCTCTACTATCCTCAATGGTGTTATATTCATTCAGGAACAAAGTTGTTTGTCCATCAATATTATGAGCCTCATTGAAGATCCTACCTGAAAAGGCTTGTCCAAGTTTATCTTCAAAGAATGAgaagtgcagattttcattcACAACATCCCAAGCAATAAGTTGGCCCCTATATCTTGACACAACAGATCTCACCCTCTTTTCCACTGCAGAGTTAAGCTGGGGTGGGGAGAGTGAAGGAACCCAACTAGGTTGGAAATGAGGATCATCCCAAAATATGTTGTGGCCGCGAACAGCAATGTTGTGTTGCTTTGCAAACTGCAACATGGCATCCGCGACCGAGTAGTCTTCCTTGCCTTGCACGTTTTCGGTGCTGTACCACTTCATTTCATTTCCAAATGTGGTGACAGTGAATCTAGAGGTGAACCAATCCTGATATAACTTATTGTTTAGGATGCTACTGCTCATGGAACTTCCAAATGGAAACCCTGGCCTCTTCTGTACAAAAGATATGGTTGCGTTTGGTAAAGGATTTCCTTCTTCATCAACTGCTTGGACTAATACCTTCCTCTTACGAGCCTGCCAAAGCCAAATCACAGTTAAACTTGTTTTTACAAGGActaatgttttatatataactaatgCTTACCCTCTCAATGCTTTCATCTTGATGGGACCTCCATTCCTCCTCTGTGAATGGTTGTAAGGAAACATTGTCTATCCAAATTTCGGCAGAAGTATCATTGCCCTACAAAATTCAGGAATTTCAAGAGTCCAGAAAAATGGAGAAATTTCTAAcgaataattttcattaaataaaaatctcCCTTGCTTCCCATTTGATCAATAATTCAAAAATGAGAACAggttgttaaaaaatttatgacaaGGTCATGTGAAGTTCTTATACAATATAGAATCAAGTTTTGAACTTAAATAGAATTATGGAGAACAATAGGTAGTACCTCAAAATAGAGCTCAGCTGGTCCTGATTCATCTGATGTGAGACCACCCTTAAGCATAGACCAGCAATTAGACTCAGCAAAAATGGCACCAGCAAATTTTAATCTTGTAGTTGTTTTCACAACTGCTGTTACAGGAACGTTTCCCTCACTCCCTTTCACTTGTATCCAAGCTGCATAATTTCAACCCATAACCATGACCATGAGTGAAGAATAATGAATGCATTTCTGTTACTGATATTTCATTTACAAATAATGACCCTGTAGATGGGGAAAACTAtgcataatttataatatttgagtACAAAATTTACCGGATAAAGTATAATGCTTATCCTTTTGAAGGTAAATCTTCTGGGAGACACTATCACGTGCTTGATTTCTGCTATGGGCTACAGCATATTTGTTGCCTAATGATTCTCTATGTTCTATTTTTGCGTCCCCAAATGCAGTCCACCCTTGAAGTTCATTATTCAGTTCTGGgttttggatgattcctccattgTATAGAGGCTTCAGTGGGTGTGCCAAACACTGAGATTGAAAACATGTAACACccacaattaaaatgaatttttcagtAATTATATGTAACACCTAGAAAATATAAATGCTGTAGAGAGAGCTCACTTCAATGCTGGCAGAGTAATCATAGGATAATGCCTCAACTTCAAAACCTGTCGTTAATAACATTAAGATGAATAAGATTTtagaaatgagaagaaaaagaatagaagaagaaattttACTTTTAGTAGGTatctttttatgatatttttaaaaataaaaaataaaaggataaactAACATATAAATCCAATTacataatcttttattttattttataaccttcagtaaaaaattaatttaaaaaggagaaaaatcatTCTCCTTTTTATTCTGCCATAAAATGTTACATTTTAAAATCATGTTCGACTGATAAAAATagtgattaaaataattaaaaaatatacatatttatgtgatatgtttatatttattttaattttatattatagataaaaatatattttgaggtCTTATTGCATCTATTTCATAATGAGTATTCCactgttaattttatattaatttttaaaatattttaaatcaagtttaaaataaaataagaaaaaccgCTTAAGTAGATGTTAtacttttattatgttaattagcacaatagttaaaataaattgtatatcataaaattattcaaaaatcatgttttatttaaaaatgataataagacaatttcataaaaatttcaagaaaaattaaaagctaaagtttaaagaaaaatataaaaatgatttaaaaacttatttatacaactgttaatatgattttaataatta
The nucleotide sequence above comes from Glycine soja cultivar W05 chromosome 11, ASM419377v2, whole genome shotgun sequence. Encoded proteins:
- the LOC114376951 gene encoding endo-1,4-beta-xylanase 5-like gives rise to the protein MGFNLIPLDDSSFEVEALSYDYSASIECLAHPLKPLYNGGIIQNPELNNELQGWTAFGDAKIEHRESLGNKYAVAHSRNQARDSVSQKIYLQKDKHYTLSAWIQVKGSEGNVPVTAVVKTTTRLKFAGAIFAESNCWSMLKGGLTSDESGPAELYFEGNDTSAEIWIDNVSLQPFTEEEWRSHQDESIERARKRKVLVQAVDEEGNPLPNATISFVQKRPGFPFGSSMSSSILNNKLYQDWFTSRFTVTTFGNEMKWYSTENVQGKEDYSVADAMLQFAKQHNIAVRGHNIFWDDPHFQPSWVPSLSPPQLNSAVEKRVRSVVSRYRGQLIAWDVVNENLHFSFFEDKLGQAFSGRIFNEAHNIDGQTTLFLNEYNTIEDSRDGVSSPAKYIQKLKQIQSYPGNAGLPIGIGLEAHFPAQGINFPYLRASIDNLAATRLPIWITELDVASQPNVQSQYFELALRELHGHPMVRGLVMWTGPSPEGCYRICLVDNNFRNLPAGKVVDKLLSEWRLSKLSGMTDQNGFFEANLFHGDYEIEVSHPVMKNYTFTQRLQVTPTDDSKETKQFVQLSM